The sequence GCCGCGCGCTGGGCACCCATGTGAAGCAGGCTGGTTCTCTGGTTGACCCGCACCGCCTGCGTTTTGACTTTTCGCACATTGCGGCCCTCACGCCTGAAGAACTGGCGGCGGTGGAGCGCGACGTGAACCGCGCCATCATGGCCGATCTGCCTGTGGCCGCCAGGGAAATGCCCGTGGCCGAAGCAATGGCAACCGGGGCCATGGCCCTGTTTGGCGAAAAATATGGTGATATTGTGCGTGTGCTCACAGTTTCCGGCGCGGAAAAGGGCGAACCTGAATCCGTGGAACTGTGCGGCGGCACACACCTTGAGCGCACCGGCGAGGCCGGGGCCTTCATGATCGTTTCTGAAAGCGGCGTGGCCGCCGGTACGCGGCGCATAGAGGCCGTAACCGGCTGGAACGCCTATGCCCAGGCTGTTGAGCAGCGCGCGGAACTTGCCGCGCTTTCGGGCATACTCAAGGCGCGCCCCGGCCAGTTGGCCGAACGCGTGGCCGCCCTGCAAGGCGATGTGAAAAAGCTGCGCAAGGCCTCGGAAAAAGCCGCCGCCGCACCTGCCACCGGGGCCGATCTGGCCGCCCGCGCGCAGGACGTCAACGGGGTGCGCATGCTGGCTGCCAAGCTTGATAATGTTCCTGTGAAAGCCCTGCGCGAAGTCATGGACGATGTGCGCTCGCGCCTTACCGACAATGCCGTTGTCTGCCTGGCAACGGCTGAAGACGGCAAGGTTGGGCTTTTGCTTTACGTTTCCAAAGACCTGCACGGAAAATTCACTGCTCCCGCGCTTATCAAGGACGTGGCCGCTCCCTGCGGCGGCTCCGGCGGCGGCAGACCCGACCTGGCCCAGGCGGGCGGCACAAAGGCCGATGGCATTGACGAGGCCTTTGCCGTGCTGAAACAACGCATCGAACAATAAGGACAAGGCCATGATAGGCATTTCCAAGCTGTATTGCGGACAGGTCGAGCCTTCCGACGCTCTGCGTTACGGACGCGAATCGGGCAAGCTGCCCTCGCACCTGCTGCAATTCTCCAAAGATAAGAAGCCCGTTGTGGTCTGGAACATGACCCAGCGCTGCAACCTCAAGTGCGTGCACTGCTACGCCCACGCCATTGAAGTTGACGGTTCGGACGATATCAATACCGCTCAGGCAAAAACCATGATCGATGATCTGGCGGCCTACGGCGCGCCGGTCATGCTGTTCTCCGGCGGCGAGCCGCTGGTGCGCAAGGATCTGGTGGAACTTGCCAGCCACGCCACATCCAAGGGCATGCGCGCGGTTATTTCCACCAACGGCACGCTTATCACCAAGGAAAAGGCCCGCGAACTCAAAGAAGTGGGGCTTTCCTACGTTGGCATTTCGCTGGACGGCATGGAAGCAGTGCACGACAAGTTTCGCGGCGTGCCCGGTGCTTACCAAAAAGCGCTTGAAGGCATTGCCAACTGTCAGGCCGAAAACCTCAAGGTGGGCCTGCGCTTTACCATCAACAAGCGCAACGTGTCTGAAATTCCCGGCATCTTCCGCCTGCTCAAGGATCTGGAAGTGCCCCGCGCCTGCTTCTACCACCTGGTGTACTCTGGACGTGGTTCCGAGCTTATCAAGGAAGACCTGGATCACGCCGAAACCCGTCAGGTGCTCGATCTTATCATGGATGAAACCCGCGCCCTTTTTGACGCTGGCAAGCCCAAAGAAATCCTTACTGTCGACAACCACGCCGACGGCCCCTACGTATGGATGCGCATGAAGCGCGAAGATCCCAAACGGGCCGAAGAAGTGTTTGAGCTTTTGCAGTACAACGAGGGCAACAGCTCTGGTCGCGGCATCGGCTGTATTTCGTGGGACGGCAAGGTTCACGCCGACCAGTTCTGGCGCGACCACACCTTTGGCAACGTGCTGGAACGCCCCTTCTCGCAGATTTGGGACGACCCGCAGATCGAACTGCTGCACAAGCTCAAGGACAAGAAGACCCACGTCAAGGGCCGTTGCGCCAAGTGCCAGTTCCTGAACATCTGCGGTGGCAACTTCCGCGCCCGCGCCGAAGCCTATTACGGCGACGAATGGGCTCAGGATCCTGCCTGCTATCTGACTGATGAGGAAATCGGCATCAAGTAGCGCTCCGGCGCAGCCCTTTTTCCGCTGAATGTGCAAGCATGGCGGCGCGCCCCGGTCGTAGCCCGCTACGTTCCGCCCAGGCGCGCCGCTTGTTTTTTATGTGGACAAAAGGGCATACTGATACTGCGTAAAGCACCCGGCAACCGCTGTGCAAACAGCAACAGTCACGGCTGCCGCGCCTTTGCCATACAGAACAACTACTGCATCACCGGCAGCATTGCCGCACAGGCTGGCCAAGCACCGACCTGCAACTCGCAGAATAAAGGACAACAGCCATGACCACATTCCATAGAGGCCGCCGCCTTCGCGCCACCCCGGAACTGCGCTCCATAGTACGCGAAACCCCGCCCCTTCTGGTTGAAGACTGCATCATGCCCTATTTCGTTGTGGAAACTGACGACAAGGGCTTTCGCAAGGAAATAGGCTCCATGCCCGGCCAGTTCCAGCTCAGCCTTGCCGAACTGGAAAAGCAGGTGGAAAAGGCCGTGGATACAGGCCTGAAATCCGTCATTCTTTTCGGTATTCCCGAGCTCAAGGACGAATACGCCTCCGGCGCTTACGCCGAGGACGGCATCGTGCAGGAGGCCGTGCGTCTGCTCAAGCACCGCTGGCCCAAGCTTTACGTCATCACTGACGTCTGCCTGTGCGAATACATGAGCCACGGGCATTGCGGCATACTCATGCCCTCTGGCGAAGTGAACAACGATGCCACCCTGCCCCTGCTTGCCAAAACAGCGGTGAGCCATGCGGCGGCAGGCGCGGACATGGTTGCCCCCTCGGATATGATGGATGGCCGGGTAGCCGCCATCCGCGAAGCGCTTGACGAAGGCGACCTTATGGCAACGCCCATCATGTCCTATGCCGTCAAATATGCCTCGGCCTACTACGGCCCCTTCCGCGAAGCGGCGGAAAGCGCCCCGGCCTGCGGTGACCGCAAATCCTATCAGATGGACCCGGCCAATGCCCGCGAAGCCCTGCTTGAGGCCTTTGCCGACCTAGAAGAAGGCGCGGACGCCCTGATTGTAAAGCCCGCCGGGCCTTACAGCGACATCATCCGCACCGTGCGCGACAATACCAGCGTACCTCTGTGCGCCTATCAGGTGAGCGGCGAATACTCCATGATCCGCGCGGCTGGCCTCAACGGCTGGATCGACGAGCGCGCCGTCATGCTGGAATCCCTCACGGGCCTGAAGCGCGCCGGGGCGGACATGATCATCACCTACTTTACAGAAACCATCCTGCGCGAAGGACTGGCACGATAATGAGCAATCACCCTCACAACATGGGGCACCCCGGCGGCCACCCCGCTGGCCATCCGGGCGGGCACCCCGCAGCCGCAGCGGGCAACCCTTCCTCCGGTCATCCGGACAGCATCTCCGCCCCCCTGCGCACCCTTGAGGACGGCAGCCCCGCCTGTCGCCTCATCGCCTGGGAAGTGACCCGTTCCTGCAATCTTGCCTGCAAGCACTGCCGTGCCGAGGCCCACACGGAGCCGTACCCCGGCGAGCTTTCTACCGAAGAGGCCAAGGCCCTCATCGATACCTTCCCGCAGGTGGGCAAGCCTATCATCATCTTTACCGGCGGCGATCCCATGATGCGGGCCGACGTGTACGAACTGGTGGCCTATGCCCACAGCAAGGGGCTGCCCTGCGCCTTTTCGCCCAACGGCACCCTCATAACTCCCGAAAACGCACAAAAAATCAAGGATGCCGGAGTCAACCGCTGCTCGATCTCCATTGACGGGCCGGACGCCGCCAGTCACGACAGCTTCCGGGGCGTGCCCGGCGCGTTCGAGGCATCGCTGCGCGGCATCGAATACCTCAAATCCGTGGGCGTGCCCTTTCAGATCAACACCACGGTCACGCGCAACAATCTGAGCAGCTTCAAAAAGATATTCGAGCTGTGCGAAAGCATCGGCGCTGCCGCATGGCATATTTTTTTGCTGGTGCCCATGGGGCGCGCCTCAGGTCTGGCCGATCAGGTCATCACCGCGCAGGAATACGAAGACGTGCTGCACTGGCTGTATGATTTTCGCAAGAGCACCAGCATGCACCTCAAGGCTACCTGCGCGCCGCACTACTACCGCATCATGCGCCAGCGCGCCAAGGAAGAAGGCATCAGCGTTACACCCGAAACCTTCGGCATGGACGCGCTCACGCGCGGCTGTCTTGGCGGCACGGGCTTCTGCTTTATCAGCCATGTGGGGCAGGTGCAGCCCTGCGGCTACCTTGAGCTGAACTGCGGCAACGTGCGCGAAACTCCCTTTCCGCAGATATGGCGCGAGAGTAAATACTTTTTGCAGTTCCGCGACCAGTCCTGTTATACGGGCAAGTGCGGCGTGTGCGAATATCACAAAGTCTGCGGCGGCTGCCGCGCCCGCGCCCACAGCATGGACGGCGACCACATGGGCGAGGAGCCCCTGTGCACCTATATTCCGGCCAAACTGCGCCGCAAGGAAAACCCCTGAGCCACATGAGGAACGCCATGACGCAGCCTACGGCCCACGCGGCCACCACCGAAACGCTGATGGACAGCGTTGACCGTCAACTGCTGGATATCATCCAGACAGGCTTTCCCCTCACGCCGCGCCCCTATGCAGATCTGGGCCAGATGCTTGGCATCAGTGAGGAAGAAGCTTTTGAACGCGTGCGCGGCCTCAAGGCCCGCAAGATCATCCGCCGTCTGGGGGCCAACTTCCAATCGGCCAAACTGGGTTTTGTGTCCACCCTGTGCGCCGCCAAGGTGCCGGACGACAAAATGGACGACTTTGTGGCACGGGTAAACGCCTGCCCCGGCGTGACGCACAACTACCTGCGCGAGCATGCCTACAACATCTGGTTCACGCTTATCAGCCCCTCGCGGGAGGAAAGCCAGGCCACGCTTGATGCCCTCACTGAAGCTACCGGCATTGCCATTCTTAACCTGCCTGCCACCAAACTGTATAAAATCCGTGTGGATTTTCGCATGGATGCAGACGCCTGATACACTACAGCCTTGGGGCAACAAAGCCGGTGCTTTCGCAAAAATCGAAAGCACCGGCTTTTTCATGCCTGTAGTTGTTGATTACCGCGCCATGAGTGCAAACACGCCCCAACCAAGGTACTCGCGCGTATACGTGGCGTACCGCTTTGGCTCGTTGGTCAGCTGGTCGCGAACTTCTTTGGCAAAGTCGTCATCCGGGTTGGCCTCAAGCCAGCGCCGCATGGTCAGCCACTTGGCAGCTTCGTACCTGTCCCAGCCATCCTGATTTGCCAGAACCATTTCCACAACATCATAACCAAGATCACCGAACGATTCGATAAGCTTGGGCAAAGTGAGAAAGTCGGCAACGGCCGTTGCGCCGCAGCCTTGGGCAACGTTTTCCGTTGGCGGCATGCGCAGCCAATATGGCTCGCCAATGAGGACAATCCCACCGGGGCAAAGGCTGTGCGTCAAAAGCTCAACTGTTCCCGCAACGCCGCCGCCTATCCATGTGGCCCCAACGCAGGCGGCCAGATCAACCTTTTCAGCCGCAACGTAGCCTGCGGCGTCAGCGTGGACAAACTCCACCTGACCAGTAACGCCAAGCTCCTTCGCGCGGAGCCGTGCCTGCCCGCAAAACAGCAGGCTCATGTCTACGCCGAGGCCTGTGATGCCGTAATCACGCGCCCATGTGCAGAGCATTTCGCCCGAGCCGCAGCCAAGGTCGAGCACTCGGGTTCCCGGTTTAAGACGCAGCGCGGCCCCGAGGGTAGCAAGCTTTTCTGAAGTATACGGATTATGGATGCGGTGTTCGCTTTCCGTAATGGTGAAAATACGTGGGATATCCAACATTGTAGCCTCCTTGCCTTATTTCATGTCGTTCGGGATATTGAGTGCGATACGCCATTCAATAGCCTCTTTGCATGTTGCAAAAAATCAAAGACACGTCATTTCATTTTTTATAGCTATGATAGACGTGCAGTAATCCATTACACGCCCAACATGCACTGGAATATTATGCAATACCGATGAAAAAAACATTCTACTTGTTATTTCAGAAATGAATAATAGCAAATCTGCAACCATACATCGATTAGGCAGGAACCACTAAACTAAACAATGAATCGGTTGTCACGCAGATATGTCAGGAAATGGAGTAAAATTAATATCCACCCCACTGGAACAACGCAACATCGCGCAAAGATAGCGCAAAATGGGGGACTCTGCCTGCTTGCCATAACTGCCCATCTTTAGTACACAAGCATTGCGTTGTTCCATTTAGCAAATCTCTAAACTTTTTCTCGTGGCTTTCCTCAACACATACGCCCGCGACCCCACGGCTTAGCCCGTTGCAGCCGCGTAGCGCAGCGCACTTGAGGCTTGACGTCCAGCCAACGCATAAGGACTGTGCATGACCAGCACCCGTCGTTTTTGCCTGCCGCTCCGCACGCTCTTTGCTATCGCCGCCCTGCTTTGTGCAGCCCTCCTGTCACAGCCAGGCGCTGCTGTTTCGGCCCCAGCCGTTCCGCCGCAAAGTTCCCTTGGCGTATGTTCCGCCATTTTATACGACCTTGACCGCGACGCCATACTTTTTGAGCAAAATGCCGACCAGCGCATTCCCCCGGCCTCGCTGACCAAGGTCATGTCCATGTTTCTTGCCATGGATCAGATCAATTCCGGCCTGGCCCGCATTGACAATACCACCACCATCAGCCGCAATGCGGCCCGCACTGGCGGCTCGCGCATGGGCCTCAACGAGAATGAGCAGGTTACGCTCGACCAGCTCCTCACGGGCATGGCTGTTTCTTCCGGCAACGATGCCAGCACGGCAATGGCCGAGTATGTGGGCGGCTCCGTGCCCGCGTTCATCAACATGATGAATGCC is a genomic window of uncultured Desulfovibrio sp. containing:
- the ahbC gene encoding 12,18-didecarboxysiroheme deacetylase, translated to MIGISKLYCGQVEPSDALRYGRESGKLPSHLLQFSKDKKPVVVWNMTQRCNLKCVHCYAHAIEVDGSDDINTAQAKTMIDDLAAYGAPVMLFSGGEPLVRKDLVELASHATSKGMRAVISTNGTLITKEKARELKEVGLSYVGISLDGMEAVHDKFRGVPGAYQKALEGIANCQAENLKVGLRFTINKRNVSEIPGIFRLLKDLEVPRACFYHLVYSGRGSELIKEDLDHAETRQVLDLIMDETRALFDAGKPKEILTVDNHADGPYVWMRMKREDPKRAEEVFELLQYNEGNSSGRGIGCISWDGKVHADQFWRDHTFGNVLERPFSQIWDDPQIELLHKLKDKKTHVKGRCAKCQFLNICGGNFRARAEAYYGDEWAQDPACYLTDEEIGIK
- a CDS encoding AsnC family transcriptional regulator; this translates as MDSVDRQLLDIIQTGFPLTPRPYADLGQMLGISEEEAFERVRGLKARKIIRRLGANFQSAKLGFVSTLCAAKVPDDKMDDFVARVNACPGVTHNYLREHAYNIWFTLISPSREESQATLDALTEATGIAILNLPATKLYKIRVDFRMDADA
- the hemB gene encoding porphobilinogen synthase, yielding MTTFHRGRRLRATPELRSIVRETPPLLVEDCIMPYFVVETDDKGFRKEIGSMPGQFQLSLAELEKQVEKAVDTGLKSVILFGIPELKDEYASGAYAEDGIVQEAVRLLKHRWPKLYVITDVCLCEYMSHGHCGILMPSGEVNNDATLPLLAKTAVSHAAAGADMVAPSDMMDGRVAAIREALDEGDLMATPIMSYAVKYASAYYGPFREAAESAPACGDRKSYQMDPANAREALLEAFADLEEGADALIVKPAGPYSDIIRTVRDNTSVPLCAYQVSGEYSMIRAAGLNGWIDERAVMLESLTGLKRAGADMIITYFTETILREGLAR
- a CDS encoding cyclopropane-fatty-acyl-phospholipid synthase family protein, yielding MDIPRIFTITESEHRIHNPYTSEKLATLGAALRLKPGTRVLDLGCGSGEMLCTWARDYGITGLGVDMSLLFCGQARLRAKELGVTGQVEFVHADAAGYVAAEKVDLAACVGATWIGGGVAGTVELLTHSLCPGGIVLIGEPYWLRMPPTENVAQGCGATAVADFLTLPKLIESFGDLGYDVVEMVLANQDGWDRYEAAKWLTMRRWLEANPDDDFAKEVRDQLTNEPKRYATYTREYLGWGVFALMAR
- the ahbD gene encoding heme b synthase, coding for MSNHPHNMGHPGGHPAGHPGGHPAAAAGNPSSGHPDSISAPLRTLEDGSPACRLIAWEVTRSCNLACKHCRAEAHTEPYPGELSTEEAKALIDTFPQVGKPIIIFTGGDPMMRADVYELVAYAHSKGLPCAFSPNGTLITPENAQKIKDAGVNRCSISIDGPDAASHDSFRGVPGAFEASLRGIEYLKSVGVPFQINTTVTRNNLSSFKKIFELCESIGAAAWHIFLLVPMGRASGLADQVITAQEYEDVLHWLYDFRKSTSMHLKATCAPHYYRIMRQRAKEEGISVTPETFGMDALTRGCLGGTGFCFISHVGQVQPCGYLELNCGNVRETPFPQIWRESKYFLQFRDQSCYTGKCGVCEYHKVCGGCRARAHSMDGDHMGEEPLCTYIPAKLRRKENP